One stretch of Cololabis saira isolate AMF1-May2022 chromosome 15, fColSai1.1, whole genome shotgun sequence DNA includes these proteins:
- the edn2 gene encoding endothelin-2 — translation MMMMMASFTSKILLLFIISMTVQEGCGLPAAERPEQPAQTPPPVHIRTKRCSCNNWQDNECFYFCHLDVIWVNTPSKILPYGLGNPLSRRRRSAGRCECLNPADKSCHGFCRQSSEDSRRDVMGSLAESTNNNKLLAFLRSVVKSNTVTANHIQPFRRRAEDV, via the exons atgatgatgatgatggcctCCTTCACAAGCAAGATACTCTTATTATTCATCATCTCCATGACTGTGCAAGAGG GTTGTGGACTCCCTGCAGCCGAGCGGCCAGAGCAGCCAGCTCAGACGCCGCCTCCTGTTCACATCAGGACCAAACGCTGCTCCTGCAACAACTGGCAGGACAACGAGTGCTTCTACTTCTGCCACTTGGACGTTATCTGGGTGAACACACCAAG TAAAATCCTTCCGTATGGGCTGGGAAACCCCCTGTCTCGCCGCCGCAGATCAGCCGGCAGATGCGAATGTCTCAACCCCGCCGATAAAAGCTGCCATGGCTTCTGCCGTCAAAG CTCAGAGGATTCAAGGCGGGATGTCATGGGATCTTTGGCAGAATCCACGAACAACAACAAACTGTTGGCGTTCCTCAg ATCTGTGGTCAAGTCCAACACGGTGACCGCAAATCACATCCAGCCGTTCAGACGGAGAGCAGAAGATGTTTGA